One genomic region from Stackebrandtia nassauensis DSM 44728 encodes:
- a CDS encoding RidA family protein produces MTTRTRVTIPDDHYEPYAISQAIIAGDTVYVSGQAAIGPDGKTVGGDDFEAQARQAFANLDTVLTAAGSSLADVVKVNIMVTDMSHLDTIVKLRREYFAEPYPADNLLQVAGLAQPDWLVEIDAVALVR; encoded by the coding sequence ATGACCACGCGCACCCGGGTGACGATCCCCGACGACCACTACGAGCCCTACGCCATCTCGCAGGCCATCATCGCCGGTGACACCGTCTACGTCTCCGGCCAGGCCGCCATCGGCCCCGACGGGAAGACCGTCGGCGGCGACGACTTCGAGGCCCAGGCCCGCCAGGCCTTCGCCAACCTCGACACGGTGCTCACCGCGGCGGGTTCCAGCCTGGCCGACGTCGTCAAGGTCAACATCATGGTCACGGACATGAGCCACCTGGACACCATCGTCAAACTCCGCCGGGAGTACTTCGCCGAGCCCTACCCGGCCGACAACCTGCTTCAGGTCGCGGGCCTGGCCCAGCCCGACTGGCTCGTCGAGATCGACGCCGTCGCACTGGTGCGATGA
- a CDS encoding family 2B encapsulin nanocompartment shell protein, whose protein sequence is MSEQEQQAQSLSTAAARNLATTTKSTPQMQGISDRWLLRVLPWVQTNGGAYRVNRRLTYTVGDGRVTFTNVGSEVRVVPPELRELPPLRTYEDDEVLQTLAGRFVQQEFEPGAVIVEPGRAIDEVYLIAHGKANKVGTGAYGDDTILGVLADGQYFGEESLTEDDAQWGYSVKAVTACTVMMLPRQSFQDLMEQSEDLRDHIDDFREFTHHRHNQHGEAEVAVSAGHSGEVELPGTFVDYELSPREYELSVAQTVLRVHSRVADLYNEPMNQLEQQLRLTIEALKECQENELINNKEFGLLHNADFKQRISTRTGPPTPDDLDELLCRRRRTNVMLAHPQTIAAMGRECNKRGIYPQSIDFHGHMMPTWRGVPVLPCNKIPVTENRMSSIIAMRLGEESQGVIGLHQTGIPDEYEPGLSVRFMNINEKAIMSYLVSAYYSAAVLVPDALGVLENVEIGRFD, encoded by the coding sequence ATGTCAGAGCAAGAACAGCAAGCTCAGAGCCTGTCCACCGCGGCGGCGCGGAATCTGGCGACGACGACCAAGTCGACGCCGCAGATGCAGGGGATCTCGGATCGCTGGCTGCTGCGGGTGTTGCCGTGGGTGCAGACCAACGGCGGTGCCTACCGGGTCAACCGTCGGCTCACCTACACCGTCGGGGATGGACGGGTCACGTTCACCAACGTCGGTTCCGAGGTACGGGTGGTACCGCCGGAGCTGCGCGAACTGCCGCCGCTTCGCACCTATGAGGACGACGAGGTGCTGCAGACCCTGGCGGGCCGGTTCGTCCAGCAGGAGTTCGAACCCGGCGCGGTCATCGTCGAGCCGGGCCGCGCGATCGACGAGGTCTACCTGATCGCGCACGGCAAGGCGAACAAGGTCGGTACCGGCGCCTACGGCGACGACACGATCCTCGGGGTGCTGGCCGACGGGCAGTACTTCGGCGAGGAGTCCCTGACCGAGGACGACGCCCAATGGGGATACTCGGTGAAGGCCGTGACCGCCTGCACCGTCATGATGCTGCCCCGGCAGTCCTTCCAGGACCTGATGGAGCAGTCGGAGGACCTGCGCGACCACATCGACGACTTCCGGGAGTTCACGCACCACCGGCACAACCAGCACGGCGAGGCCGAGGTCGCCGTGTCCGCCGGGCACAGCGGCGAGGTCGAACTGCCGGGCACGTTCGTCGACTATGAACTGTCGCCCCGGGAGTACGAGCTCAGCGTCGCCCAGACCGTGCTGCGGGTGCACAGCCGGGTCGCCGACCTGTACAACGAGCCGATGAACCAGCTGGAGCAGCAGCTGCGGCTGACCATCGAGGCGCTGAAGGAGTGCCAGGAGAACGAACTCATCAACAACAAGGAGTTCGGTCTGCTGCACAACGCCGACTTCAAGCAGCGCATCTCGACCCGCACCGGACCGCCGACCCCGGACGACCTCGACGAGCTGCTGTGCCGTCGCCGTCGTACCAACGTGATGCTGGCGCACCCGCAGACCATCGCCGCCATGGGACGCGAGTGCAACAAACGCGGCATCTACCCGCAGAGCATCGACTTCCACGGGCACATGATGCCGACCTGGCGCGGCGTGCCGGTGCTGCCGTGCAACAAGATCCCCGTGACCGAGAACCGGATGAGCTCGATCATCGCGATGCGGCTCGGCGAGGAGAGCCAGGGCGTCATCGGTCTGCACCAGACCGGCATCCCCGACGAGTACGAGCCGGGCCTTTCGGTGCGGTTCATGAACATCAACGAGAAGGCGATCATGTCCTACCTGGTCAGCGCCTACTACTCGGCGGCGGTGCTGGTGCCCGACGCGCTGGGTGTGCTGGAGAACGTCGAGATCGGACGGTTCGACTAG
- a CDS encoding D-Ala-D-Ala carboxypeptidase family metallohydrolase has translation MSRLRAIARPRFRLLLVAVVALASMLTAGVVWAESSAQGDGCYTWNRDLASGATGDDVKQLQIRVFGYPEYGKQLAVDGQFGPATTAAVKRFQQAYGLSQTGKGDAATYAKFYELQDDDCTPIHFTYAELNDCNSDWSGGKVSAAEAKANALRVMWSLEAMRHALGDKPITVTSGFRSVQCNNNAGGASDSQHLYGRSADLGAGPHSLCTLAKEARSHGFMGIFGPGYDGHDDHTHADIRSTQAWSAPDCGVRKMAPGAVKHP, from the coding sequence ATGTCGCGATTGCGTGCGATCGCCCGTCCTCGCTTCCGACTGTTGCTCGTGGCCGTCGTGGCCCTCGCCTCGATGCTGACTGCCGGAGTCGTGTGGGCCGAGTCCTCGGCCCAGGGCGACGGCTGTTACACCTGGAACCGCGATCTCGCGTCCGGCGCCACCGGCGACGACGTGAAGCAGCTGCAGATCCGGGTGTTCGGCTACCCCGAATACGGCAAGCAACTGGCCGTCGACGGCCAGTTCGGACCGGCGACCACCGCGGCCGTCAAGCGGTTCCAGCAGGCCTATGGCCTGTCCCAGACCGGCAAGGGCGACGCGGCCACCTACGCGAAGTTCTACGAACTGCAGGACGACGACTGCACCCCGATCCACTTCACCTACGCCGAACTCAACGACTGCAACTCCGACTGGTCCGGCGGCAAGGTCTCGGCGGCCGAGGCCAAGGCCAACGCGCTGCGGGTCATGTGGAGCCTGGAGGCGATGCGGCACGCGCTCGGTGACAAACCCATCACCGTCACCAGTGGATTCCGCAGCGTCCAGTGCAACAACAACGCCGGCGGCGCATCGGACAGCCAGCACCTGTACGGCCGCTCGGCCGACTTGGGCGCCGGACCGCACTCGCTGTGCACCCTGGCGAAGGAGGCCCGCAGCCACGGCTTCATGGGCATCTTCGGTCCCGGATACGACGGACACGACGACCACACCCACGCCGACATCCGCTCCACCCAGGCGTGGAGCGCACCCGACTGCGGTGTCCGCAAGATGGCCCCCGGAGCGGTGAAGCACCCCTAG
- a CDS encoding MarR family winged helix-turn-helix transcriptional regulator: MTPEDDNDTWSTLIVLHGRVEQRLADALQRGHSLGLSEYRALCHLAISDGGRLRMQELADRTGLDQSSVSRLVHRLEKAGFAERSHSDHDRRCVYAVITKAGRERRDDARPTYLAALSRTLDEHAADEKLAGAVERLRAR, encoded by the coding sequence ATGACCCCCGAGGACGACAACGACACCTGGAGCACGCTCATCGTTCTCCACGGTCGGGTCGAGCAACGACTCGCCGATGCACTGCAGCGCGGGCATTCGCTGGGACTGTCGGAGTACCGGGCGCTGTGCCACCTGGCGATCAGTGACGGCGGCAGGCTCCGAATGCAGGAGCTGGCCGACCGCACCGGGCTGGACCAAAGCTCGGTGTCGCGGCTGGTGCACCGGCTGGAGAAGGCCGGATTCGCCGAGCGCAGCCACAGCGATCACGACCGGCGCTGCGTGTACGCCGTGATCACGAAGGCCGGCCGCGAACGCCGCGACGATGCCCGTCCCACCTATCTGGCCGCCCTGTCGCGGACGCTGGACGAGCACGCCGCCGACGAGAAGCTGGCCGGTGCGGTGGAACGCCTGCGCGCCAGGTGA
- a CDS encoding family 2 encapsulin nanocompartment cargo protein polyprenyl transferase, whose protein sequence is MDTIDVIPGSRSAREILSHSRTLVDPGLRAAVDTLPPPTRHIAGYHFGWWDENAEPAEHKAGKAIRPALVLLCARAVGSSDIEALPAAVAVELVHNFSLVHDDVIDRDVTRRHRPTAWSVFGDGAAILAGDAMSTLACAVLADSGHPAAMDGIKLVNRAIQELIDGQHADVSFETREQIDPQECRAMAAAKTGALLGCACAIGARFGGGSPHQVERLRAFGTDLGLAFQHVDDLLGIWGDPQATGKPVYSDLRSRKKSLPVVAALASDSPAAAALSSLYSGTEPLRDEEITRAAALIEEAGGRQWSSTEAAGLLDRALASLAEVGAEESAASDLTTLARLVTRRDR, encoded by the coding sequence ATGGACACCATTGACGTGATCCCGGGCTCCCGGTCGGCGCGGGAGATCCTCAGCCACAGCCGCACCCTGGTCGATCCCGGTCTGCGAGCCGCCGTCGACACGCTTCCACCGCCCACGCGGCACATCGCCGGATACCACTTCGGATGGTGGGACGAGAACGCCGAGCCCGCCGAACACAAGGCGGGCAAGGCGATCCGTCCGGCGCTGGTGCTGTTGTGCGCCAGAGCGGTGGGTTCCTCCGACATCGAGGCGCTGCCCGCCGCGGTCGCCGTCGAACTGGTCCACAACTTCTCGCTGGTCCACGACGACGTCATCGACCGCGACGTCACCCGCCGCCACCGGCCCACCGCCTGGAGCGTCTTCGGCGACGGCGCCGCGATCCTGGCCGGGGACGCGATGTCGACGCTGGCCTGCGCGGTGCTGGCCGACAGCGGTCACCCGGCGGCGATGGACGGCATCAAACTGGTCAACCGGGCGATCCAGGAACTCATCGACGGCCAGCACGCCGACGTCAGTTTCGAGACCCGCGAACAGATCGATCCGCAGGAGTGCCGGGCCATGGCCGCCGCCAAGACCGGCGCGCTGCTGGGCTGCGCCTGCGCGATCGGCGCCCGCTTCGGCGGCGGCAGCCCCCATCAGGTGGAACGCCTGCGCGCCTTCGGAACCGACCTCGGGCTGGCATTCCAGCACGTCGACGACCTGCTCGGCATCTGGGGCGACCCGCAGGCCACCGGCAAACCGGTGTACTCGGATCTACGCAGCCGCAAGAAGTCGCTGCCGGTGGTGGCGGCGCTGGCCTCCGACTCCCCGGCCGCCGCCGCGCTGTCGAGCCTGTACTCGGGCACCGAACCGTTGCGGGACGAGGAGATCACCCGCGCCGCCGCGCTCATCGAGGAGGCGGGCGGTCGACAGTGGAGCAGCACCGAGGCCGCCGGACTGCTCGACCGCGCCCTGGCGTCACTGGCCGAGGTCGGCGCCGAGGAGTCCGCCGCCAGCGACCTGACCACCCTCGCGCGGCTGGTCACCCGGCGGGACCGCTGA
- a CDS encoding SRPBCC family protein: protein MFHHVTLAVKAPVDLVWRTIADLEDWPKWTPTVTSVKPSHQDGLRVGDTAEVVQPKQRDRVWTITEVKEGESFTWKASDPGGLRLSADHIAKPGPDGTTVVELTFDLAGPTAFLAKLLAGATIRKFVDTEAKSLKEWCEQHA, encoded by the coding sequence ATGTTTCACCACGTCACTCTCGCCGTCAAGGCGCCGGTCGACCTGGTCTGGCGGACGATCGCCGACCTGGAGGACTGGCCGAAGTGGACGCCGACCGTGACGTCCGTGAAACCCTCCCATCAGGACGGTCTGCGGGTCGGCGACACCGCCGAGGTGGTCCAGCCCAAGCAGCGCGACCGGGTCTGGACCATCACCGAGGTGAAGGAGGGCGAGTCCTTCACCTGGAAGGCAAGCGATCCCGGCGGGCTGCGGCTGAGCGCCGACCACATCGCCAAACCCGGCCCGGACGGCACCACGGTCGTCGAGCTGACCTTCGACCTGGCCGGTCCGACGGCGTTCCTGGCGAAGCTGCTGGCCGGTGCCACCATCCGCAAGTTCGTCGACACCGAGGCGAAGTCGCTCAAGGAATGGTGCGAGCAGCACGCCTAA
- a CDS encoding zinc-binding dehydrogenase codes for MRAARLREPGPVTNLELVDLPVPEPRPGWVRVKVEAFGLNRSELHTRLGLAEGVTFPRVLGIECVGVVDADPDGDLEGRQVAAMMGDMGRRYDGGYAEYTVVPRSNVVPFRSALPWEVIGAVPETLQTAYGSLTTGLDLHAGQTLLIRGGTSALGLVAATLAKDIGATVLSTTRNPDRAEALLRQGVDQAVVDDGHIADTVRGLCPGGVDAALELVGTPTLPDTLAATRVHGTVCFTGMLSNEWIVPNFYPIGYIPKGVRLTGYGGESEDLPSEVLQDHLDKLASGAVNPGPTHVYTLDDIRRAHDDLEHNRVFGKLVVRL; via the coding sequence ATGCGAGCCGCCCGGTTGCGAGAGCCCGGTCCGGTGACGAACCTGGAACTTGTCGACCTCCCGGTGCCGGAACCGCGACCGGGCTGGGTTCGCGTCAAGGTGGAGGCCTTCGGCCTCAACCGTTCCGAACTCCACACCCGGCTGGGCCTGGCCGAGGGCGTCACCTTCCCGCGGGTGCTGGGCATCGAGTGCGTCGGCGTCGTGGACGCCGATCCGGACGGCGACCTGGAAGGCCGCCAGGTCGCCGCGATGATGGGGGACATGGGGCGCCGCTACGACGGCGGCTACGCCGAGTACACCGTCGTGCCGCGCTCCAATGTGGTCCCGTTCCGCTCCGCACTGCCGTGGGAGGTCATCGGCGCGGTCCCCGAGACCCTGCAGACGGCCTACGGTTCGCTCACCACCGGCCTGGACCTGCACGCCGGGCAGACGCTGCTGATCCGGGGCGGCACCTCCGCCCTCGGCCTGGTCGCCGCGACGCTGGCCAAGGACATCGGCGCCACGGTCCTGTCCACCACCCGTAACCCGGACCGGGCCGAGGCGCTGCTGCGGCAGGGCGTCGACCAGGCCGTCGTCGACGATGGACACATCGCGGACACGGTGCGCGGCCTGTGCCCCGGCGGGGTCGACGCCGCGCTGGAACTGGTCGGCACCCCGACGCTGCCGGACACGCTCGCGGCCACCCGGGTACACGGCACGGTGTGCTTCACCGGCATGCTGTCCAACGAGTGGATCGTCCCGAACTTCTATCCGATCGGGTACATCCCCAAAGGCGTGCGGCTCACCGGTTACGGCGGCGAGAGCGAGGACCTGCCCAGCGAGGTGCTCCAGGACCATCTGGACAAACTCGCCTCCGGCGCGGTCAACCCGGGACCGACACACGTGTACACACTGGACGACATCCGGCGGGCGCACGACGACCTGGAACACAACCGAGTGTTCGGCAAACTCGTCGTGCGGCTCTAG
- a CDS encoding helix-turn-helix domain-containing protein, giving the protein MTQLAEPATTPPAGELIRHWRGQRHLTQQQLSIRCGVSTRHLSFIETGRSRPTASMILRVCEELDVPLRHRNDILLAAGHAPAFTESSLEQPSMRSISQALIQILDGHLPFPAVVVDRHWNMVDANAAIDPLTEGCDAALLEPPVNVLRLSLHPDGMAPRIRNLPQWRGHILSRLDHQIRTTGDAELERLRTELGGYPGGVDHAPGHSLVVPLRVTTAAGVLSFFSTTTVFGTPMDVTVAELAIESFFPADAETAAALRGPA; this is encoded by the coding sequence ATGACCCAGCTCGCCGAACCGGCCACCACCCCGCCCGCCGGTGAACTCATCCGGCACTGGCGCGGCCAGCGCCACCTGACGCAGCAGCAGCTGTCGATCCGGTGCGGGGTGTCGACCCGGCACCTGAGTTTCATCGAGACCGGACGGTCGCGGCCGACCGCGTCGATGATCCTGCGGGTGTGCGAGGAGCTGGACGTCCCGCTGCGGCACCGCAACGACATCCTGCTGGCGGCGGGCCACGCCCCGGCCTTCACCGAGTCCTCACTGGAGCAGCCGTCGATGCGAAGCATCAGCCAAGCGCTGATCCAGATCCTGGACGGGCACCTGCCGTTTCCGGCCGTCGTGGTGGACCGGCACTGGAACATGGTGGACGCCAACGCCGCCATCGACCCGCTCACCGAGGGCTGCGACGCGGCGCTGCTGGAGCCGCCGGTCAACGTGCTGCGGCTGAGTCTGCACCCGGACGGGATGGCACCGCGCATCCGCAACCTGCCGCAGTGGCGGGGACACATCCTGTCCCGGCTCGACCATCAGATCCGCACCACCGGCGACGCGGAACTGGAGCGGCTGCGCACCGAGCTGGGCGGCTATCCCGGCGGCGTCGACCACGCGCCCGGGCACAGTCTGGTGGTGCCGCTGCGGGTGACGACCGCGGCCGGGGTGCTGTCGTTCTTCAGCACCACCACGGTCTTCGGCACTCCCATGGACGTGACGGTCGCGGAGCTGGCCATCGAGTCGTTCTTCCCGGCCGACGCCGAGACCGCCGCGGCACTGCGCGGACCGGCATGA
- a CDS encoding nuclear transport factor 2 family protein, which translates to MYDFHAIAAKYLDAFNATDTDRRAELLAEVFTKDVSYVDPMAAVTGHEGLDAFITGAHGQFPGWTFSLVGAVDGHNNQARFSWGLGPEGEEPPVLGFDVVVLDADGRVKSVHGFLDRVPG; encoded by the coding sequence ATGTACGACTTCCACGCCATCGCCGCCAAGTACCTGGACGCCTTCAACGCCACCGACACCGACCGCCGCGCCGAACTGCTGGCCGAGGTGTTCACCAAGGACGTCAGCTACGTCGACCCGATGGCGGCCGTGACCGGCCACGAGGGACTGGACGCGTTCATCACCGGCGCCCACGGCCAGTTCCCCGGCTGGACGTTCTCGCTGGTGGGTGCCGTCGACGGCCACAACAACCAGGCCCGGTTCAGCTGGGGACTGGGCCCCGAGGGCGAGGAACCGCCGGTGCTGGGCTTCGACGTCGTCGTCCTCGACGCCGACGGCCGCGTGAAGTCCGTGCACGGTTTCCTGGACCGGGTGCCGGGGTAA
- a CDS encoding phospho-sugar mutase — protein MPEPTATTTLESLRARVLRWITDDPDPASREELYRLLDELPASHPELADRFSGRLTFGTAGLRGPVRAGPAGMNRAVVRAAAAGLVSWLDGKGAAGPVVIGFDARYGSTDFAEETARVVTGSGRRALLMPRPLPTPVLAHAVRALDAVAGVMVTASHNPPADNGYKVYLGAALGGPRGAGAQIVSPVDAEIESAIEKLGPLSKIKLGEAGERLGESIVESYLDGVAAVVDPHNPKALSVVATPMHGVGGATLRDAMVRAGFAAPPLVAEQAEPDPDFPTVAFPNPEEPGAMDLLIALARRTGADLAIALDPDADRCAVAIEDAKGWRGLRGDELGILLADHLIRRGRGGTYATTIVSSSMLRALCEARGVAYEETLTGFKWIVRAADDLAFGYEEAIGYCVAPGHVRDKDGVSAALLTCELAAGLRAQLHNLPDRLDELAREFGVHATSQLSVRVDDLREIADAMARLRANPPKTLLDDPITEHVDLRPEADVVTLRTTNARVVVRPSGTEPKLKAYLEFVEPVADDDIPAARERAAACLEALRTETAAALGL, from the coding sequence ATGCCAGAGCCGACCGCCACCACCACATTGGAATCGCTTCGGGCCCGCGTGCTGCGCTGGATCACCGATGACCCGGATCCGGCCAGCCGGGAGGAGCTGTACCGGCTCCTCGACGAACTGCCCGCCAGCCACCCGGAACTGGCGGACCGGTTCTCCGGACGGCTGACCTTCGGCACCGCCGGACTGCGCGGCCCGGTCCGCGCCGGCCCGGCCGGGATGAACCGCGCGGTGGTGCGCGCGGCCGCCGCCGGACTGGTGTCCTGGTTGGACGGCAAGGGCGCGGCCGGTCCGGTCGTGATCGGCTTCGACGCCCGGTACGGCTCCACCGACTTCGCCGAGGAGACCGCCCGGGTCGTCACCGGCAGCGGACGGCGCGCGCTGCTCATGCCCCGGCCGCTGCCGACGCCGGTGCTGGCCCACGCGGTGCGGGCCCTGGACGCGGTGGCCGGTGTCATGGTCACCGCCAGCCACAATCCGCCCGCCGACAACGGTTACAAGGTCTATCTGGGCGCGGCGCTGGGTGGGCCGCGCGGTGCCGGGGCGCAGATCGTGTCCCCCGTGGACGCCGAGATCGAGTCCGCGATCGAGAAACTCGGTCCACTGTCGAAGATCAAGCTCGGCGAGGCCGGGGAGCGGCTGGGCGAGTCCATAGTCGAGTCCTATCTGGACGGGGTGGCGGCGGTCGTCGACCCGCACAACCCCAAGGCGCTGTCCGTCGTGGCCACCCCGATGCACGGCGTCGGCGGCGCGACGCTGCGCGATGCCATGGTGCGCGCCGGTTTCGCGGCCCCGCCGCTGGTGGCCGAGCAGGCCGAACCCGACCCGGACTTCCCCACCGTCGCCTTCCCCAACCCCGAGGAACCCGGCGCGATGGACCTGCTGATCGCGCTGGCGCGCCGCACCGGGGCGGACCTGGCCATCGCACTGGACCCGGACGCCGACCGGTGCGCGGTGGCCATCGAGGACGCCAAGGGCTGGCGGGGACTGCGCGGCGACGAGCTGGGCATCCTGCTGGCCGACCACCTGATCCGGCGCGGCCGGGGCGGCACCTACGCCACCACGATCGTGTCCTCGTCGATGCTGCGGGCACTGTGCGAGGCCAGGGGCGTCGCGTACGAGGAGACGCTGACCGGGTTCAAGTGGATCGTGCGGGCCGCCGACGACCTGGCCTTCGGCTACGAGGAGGCCATCGGCTACTGCGTCGCCCCCGGGCACGTCCGCGACAAGGACGGCGTCTCGGCGGCGCTGTTGACCTGCGAGCTGGCCGCCGGGCTGCGGGCCCAGCTGCACAACCTGCCCGACCGGCTCGACGAGCTGGCCCGCGAGTTCGGCGTCCACGCCACCAGTCAGCTGTCGGTGCGGGTGGACGACCTGCGCGAGATCGCCGACGCCATGGCCCGGCTGCGCGCCAACCCACCGAAGACCCTTTTGGACGATCCGATCACCGAGCACGTCGACCTGCGGCCGGAGGCCGACGTGGTCACGCTGCGCACCACCAACGCCCGGGTCGTGGTGCGGCCCTCGGGAACCGAGCCGAAGCTGAAGGCGTACCTGGAGTTCGTGGAGCCGGTGGCCGACGACGACATCCCCGCCGCCCGGGAGCGGGCGGCGGCGTGCCTGGAGGCGCTGCGCACCGAGACCGCGGCGGCGCTCGGGCTCTAG
- a CDS encoding right-handed parallel beta-helix repeat-containing protein: MAHPRKPRLGWLALALTGIAAVTVGAHSSAVADERPEAVQVDVGTAEELIKALAEAQPGHTINLAPGEYRGKFVARTGGEKDNPITLTGPRDAVLVNDGPSGSAPQCPTPSQDWDSGYGLWLYESGNWNLSGFTVAESKKGIILDDSPGVTVDGVHVHDVEEEGVHFRRSSADGVIKHSRIEKTGLAKPQYGEGVYIGSAHSNWDCHGNSGGADRSDRVQVLDNEIGPAVAAEHIDVKEGTTAGVIRGNTFNGQGIAGQNSADSWLDVKGSGYLLEDNTGNFAPPGVFANGYETHNPGTSPAFPNGCGNVWKNNASDLGDTGEYAIKITSVSKCEGDPNVVYDSNTVTNATGGLTNIDVTPGG; the protein is encoded by the coding sequence ATGGCCCATCCACGAAAACCCCGGCTCGGCTGGCTGGCCCTGGCTCTCACCGGGATCGCGGCCGTCACCGTCGGTGCCCACAGTTCCGCCGTCGCCGACGAACGCCCCGAGGCCGTTCAGGTCGACGTCGGCACCGCCGAGGAACTGATCAAGGCGCTGGCCGAGGCCCAACCCGGCCACACCATCAACCTGGCACCCGGCGAGTATCGCGGCAAGTTCGTCGCCCGGACCGGCGGGGAGAAGGACAACCCGATCACCCTGACCGGCCCGCGCGACGCCGTCCTCGTCAACGACGGCCCCAGCGGGTCGGCTCCGCAGTGCCCGACCCCGAGTCAGGACTGGGACTCCGGTTATGGCCTGTGGCTGTACGAAAGCGGCAACTGGAACCTCAGCGGCTTCACCGTCGCGGAGTCCAAGAAGGGCATCATCCTCGACGACTCGCCCGGCGTCACCGTCGACGGTGTCCACGTCCACGACGTCGAGGAGGAGGGCGTGCACTTCCGCCGCTCCTCGGCCGACGGCGTCATCAAGCACTCCAGGATCGAGAAGACCGGCCTCGCGAAACCGCAGTACGGCGAAGGCGTCTACATCGGATCAGCGCATTCGAACTGGGACTGCCACGGCAACTCCGGCGGCGCCGACAGGTCCGACCGGGTTCAGGTGCTGGACAACGAGATCGGCCCGGCCGTGGCCGCCGAACACATCGACGTCAAGGAGGGCACGACCGCGGGCGTCATCCGCGGCAACACCTTCAACGGCCAGGGCATCGCGGGCCAGAACTCCGCCGACTCCTGGCTGGACGTCAAGGGCAGCGGCTACCTGCTGGAGGACAACACCGGGAACTTCGCCCCGCCCGGCGTGTTCGCCAACGGCTACGAGACCCACAATCCCGGCACCTCCCCGGCGTTTCCCAACGGCTGCGGCAACGTCTGGAAGAACAACGCCTCCGATCTCGGTGACACCGGGGAGTACGCGATAAAGATCACTTCGGTGTCCAAATGCGAAGGTGACCCGAATGTCGTGTACGACTCCAACACCGTCACCAACGCCACCGGCGGTCTGACCAACATCGACGTGACTCCCGGGGGATAG